A window of Microbacterium luteolum contains these coding sequences:
- a CDS encoding ATP-binding protein, with product MMMAIPTNLQDWREYVAREPQRPDHLSARELKALTASALDAYNETRFAWLSADTVLATPDVQQLRRLWATLRAETLYGTNTAAKLMSVSGAPTSGKTTAALWIARDHERTERHRHPTRPPDQLQPSLYVVTPPATTPKMLLIAFCNVLGLPHVRASTAQDLIERVHAILRTLQTSLIVLDEVHNVQSNRQIGAEAASTLKLFAERLDCAFILNGIDLDRSPVFAGTVGEQLASRTIRYDIRGYRYNSAQAREEWGELLVSCGDLLPLARQSDEVFADAAAWLFEVTGGSIGRLRSLLRRTAIDAITSGRERVTMADMEVFANQGGHSRKPASGPRAARDLDAASA from the coding sequence ATGATGATGGCTATCCCGACGAACCTTCAGGACTGGCGCGAGTACGTCGCCAGAGAACCACAGCGTCCGGACCATCTCAGCGCTCGCGAACTCAAAGCGCTGACGGCTAGCGCGCTCGACGCCTACAACGAGACGCGATTCGCCTGGCTCAGTGCGGACACCGTGCTCGCCACCCCCGACGTGCAACAGCTGCGACGGCTCTGGGCGACGCTTCGCGCCGAGACGCTTTATGGCACCAACACGGCAGCGAAGCTAATGAGCGTGTCAGGCGCACCAACGTCCGGTAAGACCACCGCGGCGCTCTGGATCGCCCGCGATCACGAACGAACTGAACGCCATCGGCACCCCACGCGTCCGCCGGACCAGCTCCAGCCGTCGCTGTACGTTGTCACTCCGCCGGCGACGACTCCGAAGATGCTCCTCATTGCCTTCTGCAACGTTCTCGGTCTCCCCCACGTGCGTGCAAGCACGGCACAGGACCTGATCGAGCGGGTCCACGCCATCCTGCGCACTCTTCAAACGTCACTGATCGTGCTCGATGAGGTCCACAATGTGCAAAGCAACCGACAGATCGGTGCGGAGGCAGCCTCAACTCTGAAGCTCTTCGCCGAACGCTTGGACTGCGCGTTTATTCTCAATGGCATCGACCTCGATCGAAGCCCGGTGTTTGCGGGAACCGTCGGCGAACAACTCGCCAGCCGCACCATCCGGTACGACATTCGCGGCTACCGCTACAACTCCGCCCAAGCCCGCGAGGAATGGGGGGAGCTCCTCGTCAGCTGCGGTGATCTCCTCCCTCTCGCCCGCCAAAGCGACGAGGTCTTCGCTGATGCTGCCGCATGGCTTTTCGAAGTCACGGGCGGTTCGATTGGGCGGCTCCGTTCTCTGCTGCGTCGAACCGCGATCGACGCCATCACCTCCGGCCGGGAGCGCGTCACAATGGCGGATATGGAAGTTTTTGCGAATCAGGGCGGGCACTCTCGCAAGCCTGCCTCGGGGCCGCGCGCCGCCCGAGACTTGGATGCAGCATCGGCATGA
- a CDS encoding Mu transposase C-terminal domain-containing protein, whose protein sequence is MNVDLGSVAELARLSPAERARCKAIERVIQAADSDQASETESRAERVRQAFKGQLGIDVSQRQVYRYLASYRLGGVAALADARKTGKSRATKTDPRVFGLIESELKDQLEVSTGTRSRTIARVKWAASRQGVPVPSTRTMYRLLEQLDRHRGSFGSATTRRSKAVRPDRTFRPSLPSRPGELVEIDSTPLDLFVQMPDGSVGRPELTYAIDVATGTIGATLLHERAAKSVDIGAVLLTRMLTRIVDQPWWGEAVSFAETVFEPTSEPLGRVLEEAAAVVPLIVPEAVTVDRGKVFVGSTFTAACERLEISQVRANPRQGTDKPHVEGGFKRIRDGFVQYLAGYSGGHTQNRGDEPRTEAVWTLGEVRLLLDLWVIVEWQTTAQSGLRLPGMPQRALSPNQMYAALSAAAPHVPVSLGREDYIALLPLAWRSVQPYGLNFGGLVYDAEALHPMRGRQSGLSGEARGRWEIRYDPYNLRQIWVRDIANSRWITASWALAARTDHPFSREVLRAAQRAITEPSHPTTIDILEQINRIQAQRVTPQSGAPPFKKSRVTKGDRPTPVVELRAGGSDSRAGTEHAEGTKTRAALPHARLRLLE, encoded by the coding sequence ATGAACGTCGACCTTGGGTCCGTCGCAGAACTCGCTCGGCTCTCCCCTGCTGAGCGCGCCCGGTGCAAAGCAATCGAGCGCGTCATTCAGGCCGCCGACTCTGATCAGGCGTCGGAAACGGAGTCGCGCGCCGAGCGCGTGCGCCAAGCGTTTAAGGGGCAACTAGGAATCGACGTTTCACAGCGCCAGGTGTATAGATACCTCGCTTCCTATCGATTGGGCGGCGTCGCAGCGCTCGCGGATGCGCGAAAGACGGGGAAGAGCCGAGCCACGAAGACTGATCCTCGGGTCTTTGGACTCATCGAAAGCGAACTGAAGGACCAGCTCGAGGTCTCGACGGGCACGAGATCGCGAACGATCGCACGAGTGAAGTGGGCAGCGTCGCGGCAGGGCGTTCCTGTCCCATCAACGCGAACCATGTATCGACTCCTCGAGCAGCTCGATCGACACCGAGGAAGCTTCGGCTCCGCGACGACGCGTCGATCCAAGGCCGTGAGGCCTGACCGCACGTTCAGGCCATCTCTACCGTCTCGCCCAGGTGAACTCGTCGAGATCGATTCCACTCCGCTCGACCTTTTCGTTCAGATGCCTGATGGCAGCGTCGGGCGCCCCGAGCTCACGTACGCGATCGACGTCGCCACGGGAACGATCGGCGCGACCCTACTCCATGAGCGTGCTGCAAAGTCGGTGGACATCGGTGCGGTTCTGCTCACCCGGATGCTGACCCGGATCGTTGACCAGCCATGGTGGGGCGAAGCGGTATCGTTCGCTGAAACCGTGTTCGAGCCCACCTCTGAGCCTCTGGGGCGAGTGCTTGAGGAAGCCGCCGCCGTCGTGCCACTGATTGTTCCCGAGGCGGTGACTGTCGACCGCGGCAAAGTTTTCGTTGGGTCCACCTTCACTGCGGCATGTGAACGCCTGGAGATCTCACAAGTCCGTGCCAATCCACGTCAAGGCACCGACAAACCACACGTCGAAGGCGGGTTCAAACGGATCCGTGATGGTTTCGTCCAATACCTTGCGGGTTACAGCGGTGGGCACACGCAGAACCGCGGCGATGAGCCTCGAACAGAAGCGGTTTGGACTCTCGGCGAGGTGCGATTGCTTCTCGACCTCTGGGTCATAGTTGAGTGGCAGACGACAGCGCAATCGGGACTTCGGCTGCCCGGCATGCCGCAACGCGCCCTCTCCCCCAACCAGATGTACGCGGCGCTGTCCGCTGCGGCACCACACGTGCCTGTGAGCTTGGGCCGGGAGGACTACATCGCCCTTCTCCCCCTCGCCTGGCGCTCCGTTCAGCCGTACGGACTGAACTTCGGCGGACTCGTCTATGACGCCGAAGCACTCCATCCGATGAGAGGGCGGCAGTCTGGCCTCTCAGGTGAAGCTCGCGGACGCTGGGAGATCCGCTACGACCCTTACAACCTTCGGCAAATTTGGGTACGCGACATCGCGAATAGCCGCTGGATCACCGCTTCCTGGGCGCTGGCAGCTCGGACCGATCATCCCTTCAGTCGCGAAGTCCTCCGCGCGGCGCAGCGTGCCATCACAGAACCCAGCCACCCAACGACGATCGACATCCTCGAGCAGATCAATCGCATCCAAGCGCAACGTGTCACGCCTCAGTCAGGCGCACCACCGTTCAAGAAAAGCCGCGTCACGAAGGGTGACCGACCGACGCCTGTCGTTGAACTCCGTGCCGGAGGCAGCGACAGCAGAGCAGGCACTGAACACGCTGAGGGAACGAAGACCCGCGCAGCACTCCCCCATGCCCGGCTTCGCCTTCTGGAATGA
- a CDS encoding class I SAM-dependent methyltransferase encodes MTPRNVEIDWEAARHANQQNWNDRVPLHEDAYGLDAFDDPTHLSDVIRHDLPVLESFLASHSVSGLDVCHLQCHIGTDTISLARAGATVTGVDFSRPALRAAAELAQRTGATATWVETDVLEARSAVKGEFDVVYTSIGTVTWLEDLDRWAAQIAALLCRGGTFFIRDGHPSLYALDEDAATLTIRYPYFGDGRAQQWDDAATYVGDGTVAHPRTFEWPHPLSEIIGALLRAGLRLIHFDEGRTLPWQFSPRMVEVDGDWAWPEGERNLVPCTYTIVARRD; translated from the coding sequence ATGACTCCACGCAACGTCGAGATCGACTGGGAAGCCGCGCGGCACGCGAATCAGCAGAACTGGAATGACCGGGTGCCGTTGCACGAGGACGCCTACGGACTCGACGCCTTCGACGACCCGACGCACCTCAGCGACGTCATACGGCACGACCTGCCGGTACTCGAGTCGTTCCTGGCGTCGCACAGCGTCTCCGGGCTGGATGTGTGCCACCTGCAGTGCCACATCGGGACCGACACGATCTCGCTGGCTCGCGCCGGCGCCACGGTCACCGGTGTGGACTTCTCACGGCCCGCCCTCCGTGCCGCCGCCGAACTCGCACAGCGCACGGGTGCCACTGCCACCTGGGTGGAGACGGATGTGCTCGAAGCTCGGAGCGCCGTCAAGGGTGAATTCGATGTGGTCTACACGAGCATCGGCACCGTCACGTGGCTGGAGGATCTGGACCGCTGGGCCGCTCAGATCGCAGCGCTGCTCTGCCGCGGCGGCACCTTCTTCATCCGCGACGGCCATCCGTCGCTGTACGCCCTCGACGAGGATGCCGCGACGCTGACGATCCGCTACCCGTACTTCGGCGACGGCCGAGCACAGCAATGGGACGATGCCGCCACCTACGTCGGAGACGGCACCGTGGCGCACCCGCGCACCTTCGAGTGGCCGCACCCGCTTTCGGAGATCATCGGAGCGCTGCTCCGCGCAGGTCTCCGATTGATCCATTTCGACGAAGGACGTACGTTGCCGTGGCAGTTCAGCCCTCGCATGGTCGAAGTTGACGGCGACTGGGCTTGGCCCGAGGGCGAACGCAACCTCGTGCCCTGTACATACACGATCGTCGCGCGCCGGGACTGA
- a CDS encoding serine hydrolase domain-containing protein: MSRLVRGLSLTALVLAMAGCASAPAPEASPPSKQSSLEAAYGALDRADTSVVVAVSLDGAPPSVREFGALQEDGVPAETTLVDIGSITKTVTAVAVSKLIDQSVVRLDETLAEIFPGVPEDKSRITVEQLLTHSGGLTESVGDDFEQIDRDELLRRAFASPLIELPGTRYAYSNVGYSILAAIIEVRSGRSYEDYLRDEVLAPTGVGGIGYLSEYADERSIRSASGESVLAASWGEHDVSWNLVGNGGLVTTAPTFVRFLQELTSGRLLSASALDRLQQPHIAEDDAGSSFYGYGLVVQDVPDLGRIYWHDGGNDVFSAEWSLYADHGDVIFTAGVDAAPGESAAGAAASVLREHLYGASG, translated from the coding sequence GTGTCCCGTCTCGTTCGTGGTCTCTCGCTCACCGCCCTCGTGCTCGCCATGGCCGGGTGCGCGAGCGCGCCTGCCCCTGAGGCATCTCCGCCGTCGAAGCAGAGCAGCCTGGAGGCTGCCTACGGCGCTCTTGACCGCGCTGACACCTCGGTGGTCGTCGCTGTGTCATTGGATGGGGCGCCGCCGTCGGTGCGGGAGTTCGGTGCGCTGCAGGAAGACGGGGTGCCGGCGGAGACGACGTTGGTGGACATCGGCTCGATCACGAAGACGGTGACGGCTGTGGCCGTTTCGAAGCTCATCGATCAGTCCGTTGTGCGGCTCGACGAGACGCTGGCGGAGATCTTCCCCGGTGTGCCCGAGGACAAGTCGCGGATCACCGTCGAGCAGCTGCTCACGCACAGCGGTGGTCTGACCGAATCGGTGGGTGACGACTTCGAGCAGATCGATCGGGACGAGTTGCTGAGGCGTGCGTTCGCATCGCCGTTGATCGAGCTCCCCGGCACGCGATATGCCTACTCGAACGTCGGATACTCGATCCTCGCCGCCATCATCGAGGTCCGCAGCGGCAGGTCTTACGAGGATTACCTGCGTGACGAGGTGCTGGCCCCTACGGGAGTCGGGGGTATCGGGTACCTGTCAGAGTATGCCGATGAGCGGTCGATTCGCTCCGCGAGCGGCGAGAGCGTCCTTGCGGCGAGTTGGGGTGAACACGATGTCTCCTGGAACCTCGTCGGCAACGGCGGACTGGTCACCACGGCGCCGACGTTCGTCCGCTTCCTCCAGGAGTTGACGAGCGGCCGCCTGCTCTCAGCCTCGGCGCTGGACCGCCTGCAGCAGCCTCACATCGCTGAGGACGATGCCGGATCGAGCTTCTACGGTTACGGACTCGTCGTGCAGGACGTTCCCGATCTCGGCCGCATCTACTGGCATGACGGCGGGAACGACGTCTTCTCCGCCGAGTGGTCGCTCTACGCGGATCACGGAGATGTCATCTTCACCGCAGGAGTGGACGCGGCGCCGGGGGAGAGCGCCGCGGGTGCTGCTGCGAGTGTGCTTCGTGAGCACCTCTACGGCGCGTCGGGCTGA
- a CDS encoding excinuclease ABC subunit UvrA, protein MTAAEHPADAHDLIRVQGARENNLKDISVDIPKRRLTVFTGVSGSGKSSLVFDTIAAESRRMIDETYSAFVQGFMPSVPRPDVDVLDGLTTAIIVDQERLGANPRSTVGTVTDANAMLRILFSKLGSPYIGGPTAFSFNIPTQRASGVMTGPSGEKKIVKDAIYLGGMCPRCEGRGAVSDLDLAQIVDESKSLDEGAIMVPGYTADGWMVKGFSASGFYPADKPIAQFTEKQRHLLLYGEVTKVKISGINMTYEGLIPKITKSMLSKDLDALQPHIRAFVERVATFAVCPECDGTRLTEGARSSKIDGVSIADACRMQVTDLAAWVRGLELPGAGPLLEALSANLDAFVTLGLGYLSLERPSGSLSGGEAQRIKMLRHLGSSLTDVTYVFDEPTIGLHPHDIQRMNSLLLKLRDKGNTVLVVEHKPETIAIGDHVIDLGPGAGGAGGEICFEGTVEGLKSSGTRTGDHLEDRAQLKDAVRASDGAIEVRGATANNLQNVDVDIPTGVLTVVTGVAGSGKSSLIHGSVSRRHGVVAIDQGAIKGSRRSNPATYTGMLEPIRKAFAKANGVKPALFSANSEGACPTCKGAGVIITELGFMDTIETPCEDCGGKRFQASVLEYKLAGKDITEVLDLPVSDARVFFSDGEAKIPAVTAILGRLDDVGLGYLSLGQPLSTLSGGERQRIKLAIQMGEKGDIYVLDEPTTGLHLADVDKILGLLDRLVDSGKTVIVIEHHQAVMAHADWIIDIGPGAGHDGGTIVFEGKPADLVSQKSTLTGQHLAEYVGV, encoded by the coding sequence ATGACCGCCGCCGAGCATCCCGCAGACGCCCATGACCTGATCCGCGTGCAGGGCGCGCGGGAGAACAATCTGAAAGACATCAGCGTCGACATCCCGAAGCGGCGCCTCACCGTCTTCACGGGTGTCTCGGGATCGGGCAAGAGCTCGCTCGTGTTCGACACGATCGCCGCCGAGTCCCGACGCATGATCGACGAGACCTACAGCGCCTTCGTGCAGGGGTTCATGCCGTCGGTCCCGCGTCCGGATGTCGACGTCCTCGACGGACTGACCACGGCCATCATCGTCGACCAGGAGCGTCTCGGCGCCAATCCGCGTTCGACGGTCGGCACCGTGACCGATGCGAACGCCATGCTCCGCATCCTCTTCAGCAAGCTCGGTTCTCCGTACATCGGCGGGCCGACGGCGTTCTCCTTCAACATCCCGACCCAGCGGGCGAGTGGCGTGATGACGGGCCCGAGCGGCGAGAAGAAGATCGTGAAGGATGCGATCTACCTCGGGGGGATGTGCCCGCGATGCGAGGGCAGGGGAGCGGTGTCCGACCTTGACCTCGCGCAGATCGTCGACGAGTCGAAGTCGCTCGACGAGGGCGCGATCATGGTTCCGGGGTACACCGCTGACGGATGGATGGTGAAGGGCTTCTCGGCCTCGGGCTTCTATCCGGCCGACAAGCCGATCGCGCAGTTCACCGAGAAGCAGCGGCACCTCCTGCTCTACGGCGAGGTGACCAAGGTGAAGATCTCCGGGATCAACATGACCTATGAGGGTCTGATCCCGAAGATCACCAAGTCGATGCTGTCGAAGGACCTCGACGCGCTGCAGCCGCACATCCGCGCCTTCGTCGAACGGGTCGCGACGTTCGCGGTCTGCCCGGAGTGCGATGGAACCCGGCTCACCGAGGGAGCGCGCTCCTCGAAGATCGACGGCGTCAGCATCGCCGATGCCTGTCGCATGCAGGTGACCGACCTCGCCGCGTGGGTGCGCGGACTCGAGCTGCCCGGAGCAGGACCCCTCCTCGAGGCTCTCAGCGCGAATCTCGACGCGTTCGTGACGCTCGGACTCGGCTACCTCAGCCTCGAGCGGCCGTCCGGTTCGCTCTCCGGGGGAGAGGCGCAGCGGATCAAGATGCTCCGCCATCTCGGGTCCTCGCTCACCGACGTCACGTACGTGTTCGATGAGCCGACGATCGGACTGCACCCGCACGACATCCAGCGCATGAACAGTCTGCTGCTGAAGCTGCGCGACAAGGGCAACACAGTCCTGGTGGTCGAGCACAAGCCCGAGACCATCGCCATCGGCGACCACGTGATCGACCTCGGCCCGGGAGCCGGAGGCGCCGGCGGAGAGATCTGCTTCGAGGGCACGGTCGAAGGTCTCAAGTCCAGCGGCACGCGCACCGGCGATCATCTGGAAGATCGTGCTCAGCTGAAGGATGCCGTGCGCGCGAGCGACGGCGCCATCGAGGTGCGGGGTGCCACGGCGAACAACCTCCAGAACGTCGACGTCGACATCCCGACCGGAGTGCTGACGGTCGTCACTGGCGTCGCAGGGTCGGGCAAGAGCTCGCTCATCCACGGTTCGGTCTCGCGTCGACACGGCGTGGTGGCGATCGACCAGGGGGCGATCAAGGGTTCGCGGCGGAGCAATCCTGCGACGTACACGGGGATGCTCGAGCCGATCCGCAAGGCGTTCGCGAAGGCCAACGGAGTGAAGCCGGCGCTGTTCAGTGCGAACTCCGAGGGAGCGTGCCCGACCTGCAAGGGCGCAGGGGTCATCATCACCGAACTCGGCTTCATGGACACGATCGAGACGCCGTGCGAGGACTGCGGTGGCAAGCGCTTCCAGGCGAGCGTGCTGGAGTACAAGCTGGCAGGCAAGGACATCACCGAGGTGTTGGATCTCCCGGTGTCGGATGCGCGGGTGTTCTTCTCCGACGGCGAGGCGAAGATCCCGGCGGTCACCGCGATCCTGGGCCGCCTGGACGACGTCGGGCTCGGATACCTGTCACTCGGCCAGCCGCTGTCGACGTTGTCCGGCGGCGAGCGTCAGAGGATCAAGCTGGCCATCCAGATGGGGGAGAAGGGCGACATCTACGTGCTCGATGAGCCCACCACTGGTCTTCATCTGGCCGACGTCGACAAGATCCTCGGACTTCTCGATCGGCTCGTCGATTCGGGCAAGACCGTGATCGTGATCGAACACCACCAGGCCGTCATGGCGCACGCCGACTGGATCATCGACATCGGTCCCGGCGCGGGCCACGATGGCGGCACGATCGTGTTCGAAGGGAAGCCTGCCGATTTGGTATCCCAAAAATCGACGCTGACGGGGCAGCACCTCGCCGAGTACGTGGGGGTGTGA
- a CDS encoding VOC family protein gives MNISIHYAFLPHTDADAALGFYRDTLGFEVRNDVGYDGLRWLTVGPAGQPETSIVLHPPATDPGITDVERQTILELIAKGSYGALTLASDDLDGLFERLVEGGADVVQEPMDQPYGVRDCAFRDPAGNLLRINQAG, from the coding sequence ATGAACATCAGCATCCACTACGCCTTCCTCCCGCACACCGACGCCGATGCGGCCCTCGGGTTCTACCGAGACACGCTCGGCTTCGAGGTGCGCAACGACGTCGGGTACGACGGGCTCCGCTGGCTCACTGTCGGTCCCGCCGGCCAGCCCGAGACCTCGATCGTCCTGCACCCGCCGGCCACTGACCCCGGCATCACCGACGTGGAGCGGCAGACCATCCTCGAACTCATCGCGAAGGGCAGCTATGGTGCGCTGACCCTCGCGAGCGACGATCTCGACGGCCTGTTCGAGCGTCTGGTCGAGGGTGGGGCCGACGTCGTGCAGGAGCCCATGGATCAGCCATACGGAGTGCGCGACTGCGCGTTCCGCGACCCGGCAGGGAACCTGCTCCGTATCAATCAGGCCGGCTGA
- a CDS encoding helix-turn-helix transcriptional regulator has translation MRKVRDRIDREYARPLDVEALARGVHMSAGHLSRQFREAYGESPYSYLMTRRIERAMALLRRGDLSVTEVCFEVGCSSLGTFSTRFTELVGVSPRVYRERAANVDGIPSFQAKHVTRPIRNQEAPRTDAHLA, from the coding sequence ATGCGGAAGGTGAGGGACCGCATCGACCGCGAGTACGCGCGGCCGTTGGACGTCGAAGCTCTTGCCAGGGGAGTCCACATGTCTGCGGGGCATCTGAGCCGCCAGTTCCGCGAGGCGTACGGGGAGTCGCCGTACTCCTATCTGATGACCCGTCGTATCGAACGGGCGATGGCTCTGCTGCGCCGTGGCGACCTGAGCGTGACCGAGGTGTGCTTCGAGGTCGGGTGCTCGTCGCTCGGAACGTTCAGCACGCGGTTCACCGAGCTGGTCGGTGTCTCACCCCGGGTGTACCGTGAACGCGCCGCCAATGTCGACGGCATCCCGTCCTTCCAGGCCAAGCACGTGACCAGACCGATCAGGAATCAAGAAGCACCGCGCACCGATGCGCATCTAGCGTGA
- a CDS encoding HdeD family acid-resistance protein, with the protein MSEPLSEAKSLFKSIRVALAVSGVIALIAGLVLLIWPVKSAVIVTAIFATYLIIAGLVYIGLGIFSGAKGGWSRVGHIVLGLVYIVAGVIAYANLGAAAATLAFVVVIFIGISWIVDGVVSLSLLGRDGSRVWTLLYALLSIIAGVVVLFSPIIAGLAFWLLLGISLVALGIVQIVRAITLGKDAKTITAAEGATA; encoded by the coding sequence ATGTCCGAACCACTCTCCGAAGCGAAGTCCCTCTTCAAGTCCATCCGCGTCGCGCTGGCCGTGTCCGGCGTCATCGCTCTCATCGCCGGCCTCGTCCTCCTGATCTGGCCGGTGAAGTCGGCGGTCATCGTGACGGCGATCTTCGCCACCTATCTGATCATCGCCGGCCTCGTGTACATCGGACTCGGCATCTTCTCGGGCGCCAAGGGCGGATGGTCCCGCGTCGGCCACATCGTGCTGGGTCTCGTCTACATCGTCGCCGGTGTGATCGCCTACGCGAACCTCGGTGCGGCTGCGGCGACCCTCGCGTTCGTCGTCGTCATCTTCATCGGCATCAGCTGGATCGTGGACGGCGTCGTCTCCCTGTCGCTGCTCGGCCGTGACGGTTCGCGCGTGTGGACGCTGCTCTACGCGCTGCTGAGCATCATCGCCGGAGTCGTCGTGCTGTTCTCGCCGATCATCGCCGGCCTGGCGTTCTGGCTGCTCCTCGGCATCTCGCTCGTCGCACTCGGCATCGTGCAGATCGTCCGTGCGATCACGCTCGGCAAGGACGCGAAAACCATCACCGCCGCGGAGGGCGCGACGGCCTGA
- a CDS encoding SDR family oxidoreductase has product MTDVLPAGSLDGKVALVTGSSRGIGADTVRYLAEAGADVVINFRNKAPRAEKLAAQLRELGRRALVVGADLTDPASVAEMFDAIRAEYGRLDVLVLNASGGMESGMAADYARTLNRDAQLNVLNAATPLLGDGARVVFVTSHQAHFIRTTPTMPEYEPVALSKRAGEDALRELIPGLAEKGIGFTVVSGDMIEGTITATLLERANPGAIAERRESAGKLYNVSEFAAEVAKAAVDPVPADNTRLVGDVSAFADE; this is encoded by the coding sequence GTGACCGACGTTCTTCCCGCAGGATCTCTCGACGGCAAGGTCGCCCTCGTCACCGGCTCATCCCGGGGGATCGGCGCCGACACGGTGCGCTATCTGGCCGAGGCCGGTGCCGATGTCGTCATCAACTTCCGGAACAAGGCTCCGCGGGCCGAGAAGCTCGCCGCGCAGCTGCGCGAACTGGGTCGCCGGGCGCTCGTCGTGGGGGCCGACCTCACCGATCCGGCATCCGTCGCCGAGATGTTCGACGCGATCCGCGCCGAGTACGGCCGGCTCGACGTCCTGGTCCTCAATGCCTCGGGCGGCATGGAGTCCGGGATGGCCGCGGACTACGCCCGGACGCTGAACCGCGACGCCCAGCTCAACGTCCTGAACGCGGCGACGCCGCTGCTCGGCGACGGCGCACGCGTGGTCTTCGTCACCAGCCACCAGGCGCACTTCATCCGCACCACGCCGACGATGCCCGAGTACGAGCCGGTCGCGCTCTCGAAGCGAGCGGGGGAGGATGCGCTCCGGGAGCTGATCCCAGGCCTGGCCGAGAAGGGCATCGGCTTCACCGTCGTCTCCGGCGACATGATCGAGGGCACGATCACGGCGACTCTTCTCGAGCGTGCCAACCCCGGTGCCATCGCCGAGCGTCGCGAGTCCGCGGGCAAGCTCTACAACGTGTCGGAGTTCGCCGCCGAGGTGGCGAAGGCCGCGGTCGACCCGGTGCCCGCCGACAACACGAGGCTCGTCGGCGACGTCAGCGCGTTCGCCGACGAGTAA
- a CDS encoding NfeD family protein, protein MNDFSVFIELIDNWAWIGWLVLIALFLVIEMLTLDFTFLMLSFGSVIGLVADLVGLPVWAQVLIAAAAAALFVLFLRPPLLKRLRRGEDPTKSNVDALIDLRGIALHDVTQISGQVKLSNGDTWTARTSTSVPIPQGSPVAVIAINGATATVRPVND, encoded by the coding sequence ATGAACGACTTCTCCGTCTTCATCGAACTGATCGACAATTGGGCGTGGATCGGTTGGCTGGTCCTGATCGCTCTCTTCCTCGTGATCGAGATGCTCACTCTCGACTTCACCTTCCTCATGCTCAGCTTCGGCAGCGTGATCGGTCTGGTCGCCGACCTCGTCGGGCTCCCGGTCTGGGCACAGGTGCTGATCGCGGCGGCGGCCGCAGCGTTGTTCGTGCTCTTCCTCCGGCCTCCACTCCTGAAGAGGTTGCGGCGCGGCGAGGACCCCACGAAGTCGAATGTCGATGCACTGATCGACCTCCGTGGCATCGCTCTGCACGACGTCACGCAGATCTCCGGCCAGGTCAAGCTCAGCAACGGTGACACCTGGACCGCCCGCACATCCACCTCTGTGCCGATCCCCCAAGGCTCACCGGTCGCGGTCATCGCGATCAATGGGGCGACCGCCACCGTCCGTCCCGTCAATGACTAG
- a CDS encoding SPFH domain-containing protein — MNDSSFIPAAIGWILVIAVIIFVVVTLARSIRIIPQATAGVVERLGRYHKTLMPGLNLLVPFIDRLRPLIDMREQVVSFPPQPVITEDNLVVSIDTVVYFQVTDARAATYEIANYLGAVEQLTTTTLRNVVGGLNLEEALTSRDNINGQLRVVLDEATGKWGIRVGRVELKAIDPPISIQDSMEKQMRAERDRRAAILTAEGTKQSAILEAEGARQAEILRAEGDKQAAVLRAQGEAEAIQNVFTAIHQGAPDDKLLAYQYLQMLPKISEGQSNKLWIIPSELTEALKGIGSAFTPKPGQGGPSNTLPGA, encoded by the coding sequence ATGAACGACTCCTCGTTCATCCCGGCCGCCATCGGTTGGATACTCGTTATCGCGGTGATCATCTTCGTGGTGGTCACGCTGGCCCGGTCCATCCGGATCATCCCCCAGGCGACCGCGGGCGTGGTGGAACGGCTCGGCCGGTACCACAAGACCCTCATGCCGGGTCTGAACCTCCTGGTGCCCTTCATCGACCGACTCCGCCCGCTGATCGACATGCGCGAGCAGGTCGTCTCGTTCCCGCCGCAGCCGGTGATCACCGAGGACAACCTGGTGGTCTCGATCGACACCGTCGTGTACTTCCAGGTGACGGACGCGCGCGCCGCGACCTACGAGATCGCGAACTACCTCGGTGCGGTCGAACAGCTCACCACCACGACGCTGCGAAACGTCGTCGGTGGACTCAACCTCGAAGAAGCGTTGACGAGCCGCGACAACATCAACGGCCAGCTCCGCGTCGTGCTCGATGAGGCGACCGGCAAGTGGGGCATCCGTGTCGGCCGCGTCGAGCTGAAGGCCATCGATCCGCCGATATCCATCCAGGACTCGATGGAGAAGCAGATGCGCGCAGAGCGGGACCGGCGCGCGGCCATCCTCACGGCAGAGGGAACCAAGCAGTCCGCGATCCTCGAAGCAGAAGGTGCGCGTCAGGCCGAGATCCTCCGCGCAGAGGGCGACAAGCAGGCCGCGGTGCTCCGCGCGCAGGGTGAGGCCGAGGCCATCCAGAACGTCTTCACGGCGATCCACCAGGGCGCTCCGGACGACAAGCTGCTCGCATACCAGTACCTTCAGATGCTGCCGAAGATCAGCGAGGGTCAGTCCAACAAGCTGTGGATCATCCCGAGCGAGCTCACCGAGGCTCTCAAGGGTATCGGCAGCGCCTTCACGCCGAAGCCCGGCCAGGGCGGCCCGAGCAACACTCTCCCGGGCGCGTGA